The genomic segment ATAAGAGCCTCGCCGGTCCGCAGACTGTCGCGGTGATCTTCGACAAGTCCTCCACGCGCACCCGCGTCTCGTTCGCGGTGGGCATCGCGGACCTCGGCGGCTCGCCGCTCATCATCTCGACGGCGAACAGCCAGCTCGGCGGCAAGGAGACGCCCTCCGACACCGCCCGCGTGCTCGAGCGCCAGGTCGCGGCGATCGTGTGGCGCACCTACGCGCAGGCAGGACTCGAGGAGATGGCGGAGGGCACGCGGGTCCCCGTGATCAACGCCCTCTCGGACGACTTCCACCCCTGCCAGCTGCTCGCCGACCTGCTCACGATCCGTGAGCACAAGGGCGAGCTGAAGGGGCTCACGCTCACCTTCTTCGGCGACGGGCAGAGCAACATGGCGCATTCCTATGCGCTGGCCTGCGTGACAGCGGGCATGCATGTCCGCATCGCGTCTCCGGCGGACTACGCGCCGCGCGCCGATGTGATCGAGGCCGCCGATCGTCGCGCCGCGGAGACCGGCGGTTCCATCGCGCTCTACACCGACCCGGTCGAGGCCGCTGCCGGCGCCGACGTCGTTGTCACGGACACGTGGGTGTCGATGGGCAAGGAGGAGGAGAAGATCGCGCGCATCCGCGATCTCGGCGGATACAAGGTGACGCCGGAGACGATGCAGCTCGCCGACTCCGAGGCGATCTTCATCCACTGCCTTCCCGCCGATCGCGGCTACGAAGTGGACTCGACCGTCATCGACGGACCGCAGAGCGTCGTCTGGGACGAGGCCGAGAACCGCCTGCACGCGCAGAAGGCCCTGCTGGTCTGGCTGCTCGGGAAGAAGGACGCGTGATGACCGACCCCACTCACGAAGGCACCAACGAAGGCGCGCTCTGGGGAGCCCGTTTCGCCACCGGCCCCTCACCGGAGCTCGTGGCGCTCAGCCGCTCCACTCATTTCGACTGGATCCTCGCGCCGTACGACATCGCCGGCTCGCACGCTCATGCGACCGCGCTCGCCGCCGCCGGCTATCTCGAACCGGATGAGGCCGAGCGGATGCACGCGGGGCTCGATGCCGTGGCGCGCAAGGTCGCGGACGGCACGCTGCTTCCGGTTCCCACGGACGAGGACGTGCACGGTGCGCTCGAGCAGGCGCTGATCGCGGAGCTCGGGCCGGAGCTGGGCGGACGGCTGCGCGCCGGCCGCAGCCGCAACGACCAGATCGCGACCCTCGTGCGCATGTACCTGATCGACCACGCCCGGGTGATCGCCCGCGACATCCTGCGGGTCATCGACGCCCTCGTCGCGCAGGCCGAGGCGCACCCCGACGCGATCCTCCCCGGGCGCACGCACCTGCAGCATGCGCAGCCCGTGCTGCTCGCCCATCACCTGCAGGCGCACGGCTGGCCGCTGGTGCGTGAGCTCGAGCGACTCGTCGACTGGCGTCGTCGCGCTGGTTTCTCGCCCTACGGCGGGGGAGCGCTGGCCGGATCGACCCTCGGGCTCGACCCGGCGCTCGTCGCGACCGAGCTCGGTCTCGACCGTCCGTCGGAGAACTCGCTCGACGGCACCGCCGCGCGCGACGTCGTCGCGGAGTTCGCCTTCATCACCGCGATGACCGGCGTCGACATCTCGCGCCTCGCGGAGGAGATCATCCTCTGGAACACGCGCGAGTTCGGCTTCGTCACGCTCGACGACGGCTACTCGACCGGGTCGAGCATCATGCCGCAGAAGAAGAACCCCGACATCGCCGAGCTCGCCCGCGGCAAGTCCGGCCGGCTCATCGGCAACCTGTCCGGCCTGCTGGCGACCTTGAAGGGACTGCCGCTCGCGTACAACCGCGACCTGCAGGAGGACAAGGAGCCGGTCTTCGATTCGGTGCAGACGCTCGAGGTGCTGCTCCCGGCCTTCGCCGGCATGATCGCCACCCTGCGCTTCGACACCGAGCGGATGGCGGCGCTCGCGCCCCAGGGCTTCTCGCTCGCGACCGACGTGGCGGAGTGGCTGGTGAAGCAGCGGGTTCCGTTCCGCGACGCGCACGAGATCTCCGGCGCCCTGGTGCGTGCGTGCGAGGAGCAGGGGATCGGTCTGGAGGACGCGTCCGACGAGCTGCTGCTCTCGGTGTCGCCGCATCTCGTTCCCGCCGTGCGCGAGGTCCTCACGATCGAGGGATCCGTGGCGTCGAGGACCGGCGTCGGCGGCACCGCGCCGGTGCGGGTGACCGAGCAGCGGGCCGAGCTCGTCGCCCGGGCGCAGGCCGCGG from the Microbacterium luteolum genome contains:
- the argF gene encoding ornithine carbamoyltransferase produces the protein MTRHLLRDDDLTPAEQAEILDLAIELKKDRWADKSLAGPQTVAVIFDKSSTRTRVSFAVGIADLGGSPLIISTANSQLGGKETPSDTARVLERQVAAIVWRTYAQAGLEEMAEGTRVPVINALSDDFHPCQLLADLLTIREHKGELKGLTLTFFGDGQSNMAHSYALACVTAGMHVRIASPADYAPRADVIEAADRRAAETGGSIALYTDPVEAAAGADVVVTDTWVSMGKEEEKIARIRDLGGYKVTPETMQLADSEAIFIHCLPADRGYEVDSTVIDGPQSVVWDEAENRLHAQKALLVWLLGKKDA
- the argH gene encoding argininosuccinate lyase; the protein is MTDPTHEGTNEGALWGARFATGPSPELVALSRSTHFDWILAPYDIAGSHAHATALAAAGYLEPDEAERMHAGLDAVARKVADGTLLPVPTDEDVHGALEQALIAELGPELGGRLRAGRSRNDQIATLVRMYLIDHARVIARDILRVIDALVAQAEAHPDAILPGRTHLQHAQPVLLAHHLQAHGWPLVRELERLVDWRRRAGFSPYGGGALAGSTLGLDPALVATELGLDRPSENSLDGTAARDVVAEFAFITAMTGVDISRLAEEIILWNTREFGFVTLDDGYSTGSSIMPQKKNPDIAELARGKSGRLIGNLSGLLATLKGLPLAYNRDLQEDKEPVFDSVQTLEVLLPAFAGMIATLRFDTERMAALAPQGFSLATDVAEWLVKQRVPFRDAHEISGALVRACEEQGIGLEDASDELLLSVSPHLVPAVREVLTIEGSVASRTGVGGTAPVRVTEQRAELVARAQAAAHALGL